From the Brassica napus cultivar Da-Ae chromosome A8, Da-Ae, whole genome shotgun sequence genome, one window contains:
- the LOC125576980 gene encoding uncharacterized protein LOC125576980, with protein MAIKTDMSKAYDRIEWGFLRNVLAQFGFHDTWISWIMNCVSSVSYSYLINGAAQGRVVPTRGIRQGDPLSPYLFILCTEVLSGLCKKAQAHGEMVGIMVSRNSPAINHLLFADDTMFFSRTDARSCSALLSILKKYETASGQCINLGKSSITFGAKTPGEAKRRIRELFHIENEGGIGKYLGLPEHFGRKKRNIFAALVDRMRQKAQSWTTRVLSGAGKMVLLKAVLAAMPTHSMSCFKLPLSLVKQLQSVLTRFWWDLSPEIKKMCWVSWSNLSKPKNAGGLGFREIAQFNDAMLAKISWRILKEPNSLLARIVMGKYCGKSPFLEVPATNGISHGWRGILLGRDLLLKGLGWALGSGRGVSMWTEPWLSTSEPVSPIGPPTRVNHLWKVSELIDPISKDWNVAVIKENLPQYEEDIRKLIPSSFQLEDDRVWLPNANGSYSTKSGYAIAKLFNGNEKDREFDWKKCVWQVETTPKIKHFLWKSNCKALPVGSLLEARGLSVSPVCRRCGAQETELHVLLQCPFAVKVWELVPGLHKPSHINIDSIGQLLLHCRRMISLPPTGLGGTPLYPWVLWVLWTNRNKLLFEDKKFSEENSVLKAIQDARAWKAAQTYVEKPSLPPAVVPYGPLPTDNSYTWSVFSDAAWDSSTGNCGMGWQLRDSLDVCAETSSSHRRFVPSALVAEALAVKAAVTAALSSHVSSLRVYSDSKSLILLLKSQGQDVSLKGVLHDIKILARSFESISFCFVPRLANSVADSIAKTALYSLHSSVLVTE; from the coding sequence ATGGCGATTAAgacggatatgagcaaagcatatgatCGTATCGAGTGGGGATTCCTACGAAACGTCCTTGCACAGTTTGGTTTTCATGATACTTGGATTTCTTGGATAATGAATTGTGTATCCTCTGTATCCTACTCGTATCTCATAAATGGTGCAGCTCAGGGTCGAGTAGTACCCACCCGTGGAATCCGTCAAGGCGACCCCCTATCTCCGTATCTCTTCATCCTTTGTACGGAAGTTCTTTCGGGGCTTTGTAAGAAAGCGCAGGCACACGGGGAGATGGTTGGTATAATGGTCTCTCGGAATAGCCCGGCTATAAACCACttgctttttgcggatgataCTATGTTCTTTAGTCGGACAGACGCTAGGAGTTGTTCTGCCCTGCTCTCAATTCTCAAGAAATACGAAACTGCGTCGGGACAATGCATCAACCTCGGAAAATCCTCGATAACTTTTGGAGCAAAAACCCCGGGAGAAGCCAAAAGACGCATCCGTGAACTGTTTCACATAGAAAATGAGGGGGGCATAGGTAAATACCTAGGACTGCCGGAACACTTCGGGAGAAAGAAGCGCAATATCTTCGCAGCCCTTGTAGATCGGATGCGACAGAAGGCACAGAGTTGGACTACTAGAGTCCTTTCGGGGGCGGGCAAAATGGTGCTGTTGAAGGCGGTCTTGGCTGCTATGCCTACTCACTCCATGTCTTGCTTCAAATTACCTTTATCGCTTGTTAAGCAGCTCCAATCCGTCCTTACGAGATTTTGGTGGGATCTTTCTCCGGAGATCAAAAAGATGTGTTGGGTTTCTTGGAGTAACctctcaaaaccaaaaaatgccGGGGGACTTGGATTCAGAGAGATAGCACAATTCAATGATGCGATGCTTGCAAAAATTTCTTGGAGGATCCTAAAGGAGCCAAATTCTCTGCTCGCAAGAATAGTGATGGGGAAATACTGTGGGAAGTCTCCTTTCCTTGAAGTACCGGCCACTAATGGAATATCTCATGGATGGCGGGGTATCCTGCTGGGGAGAGACCTGCTATTAAAAGGGCTTGGGTGGGCCTTGGGGTCGGGACGGGGAGTCAGCATGTGGACTGAGCCGTGGTTATCTACTTCTGAACCTGTATCCCCAATAGGGCCTCCTACTCGTGTGAATCATCTTTGgaaggtgtcggaactaataGACCCTATCTCTAAAGACTGGAATGTAGCTGTTATTAAAGAAAACCTACCTCAGTATGAGGAGGATATCCGTAAGCTCATTCCTAGCTCCTTCCAGCTGGAAGATGATAGAGTTTGGTTACCAAACGCAAATGGGAGCTACTCAACAAAATCAGGATATGCGATTGCAAAGCTCTTCAATGGCAATGAGAAGGATAGGGAGTTTGATTGGAAAAAGTGTGTTTGGCAGGTTGAGACCACTCCGAAAATTAAGCACTTCCTCTGGAAATCAAATTGCAAGGCGCTACCGGTTGGTTCCCTGCTGGAAGCTCGTGGACTCTCGGTTTCTCCAGTCTGTCGACGTTGTGGTGCTCAGGAAACTGAGTTACATGTCTTACTCCAATGCCCTTTCGCTGTAAAGGTCTGGGAGTTGGTTCCAGGCCTCCACAAACCATCACATATCAACATCGATTCGATTGGCCAACTCCTTCTACACTGTAGAAGAATGATATCACTCCCTCCAACAGGTTTAGGAGGCACCCCACTGTATCCTTGGGTATTGTGGGTTCTTTGGACCAATCGGAATAAACTTCTGTTTGAGGATAAGAAGTTCTCGGAAGAGAACTCAGTGCTGAAAGCGATTCAAGACGCTAGAGCTTGGAAGGCTGCTCAGACTTATGTCGAAAAGCCTTCTTTACCACCCGCTGTGGTCCCATATGGTCCTCTACCTACTGATAATTCTTATACATGGTCTGTTTTCTCAGATGCAGCTTGGGACTCTTCAACAGGTAACTGTGGCATGGGCTGGCAACTCCGAGATTCCTTGGATGTGTGCGCAGAAACATCTTCCTCTCACCGACGTTTTGTGCCCTCGGCTCTTGTGGCTGAGGCTCTGGCGGTTAAAGCTGCAGTAACGGCAGCTCTCTCATCACATGTTAGTAGTCTTCGTGTCTACTCGGACTCAAAGTCTCTCATCCTGCTCTTGAAGTCTCAGGGACAAGATGTTAGCTTGAAAGGCGTACTCCATGATATCAAAATCTTGGCGCGTTCTTTTGAATCTATCTCCTTTTGTTTTGTTCCGCGTTTAGCGAACTCTGTTGCTGATTCTATTGCTAAAACTGCTCTGTATTCTCTGCACTCCTCTGTTCTTGTAACAGAGTAA
- the LOC106397465 gene encoding acid phosphatase 1, whose amino-acid sequence MDRSIFISLALASLLVGVVSARDWNILNQLKGLSSSSSQNGIVSSGVSTNLKRYCESWRINVEVHNVRNFDVVPQECVSHVKKYMTSSQYEDDVERAVDEVILHFGSMCCTKTKCDGMDAWIFDIDDTLLSTIPYHEKNGFFGGEKLNSTKFEDWMRKRKAPPVPHMVKLYHDIRERGIKIFLVSSRKEYLRSATVDNLIQAGYYGWSNLILRGIEDEHKEVKQYMSEKRTWLMGLGYRVWGVMGSQWSSFAGCPLPKRTFKLPNSIYYVA is encoded by the exons ATGGACCGATCCATATTTATTTCTCTAGCACTAGCCTCACTCTTGGTCGGAGTCGTCTCAGCTCGTGACTGGAACATCTTGAACCAGCTCAAAGGACTGTCGTCATCGTCAAGCCAAAACGGTATTGTTTCTTCAGGGGTCTCGACGAACCTGAAACGGTACTGCGAAAGCTGGAGGATCAACGTGGAAGTTCATAACGTCAGAAACTTCGATGTGGTGCCTCAGGAGTGCGTGTCGCACGTCAAGAAGTACATGACGTCGTCGCAGTACGAAGATGACGTGGAGAGAGCCGTTGATGAGGTCATCCTTCATTTCGGGAGCATGTGTTGTACCAAAACAAAGTGTGATGGCATGGATGCTTGGATCTTTGACATCGATGACACGCTTCTCTCTACCATTCCGTACCACGAGAAGAATGGCTTCTTTGG AGGAGAGAAGTTGAACTCTACAAAATTTGAAGATTGGATGAGGAAGAGGAAAGCACCACCAGTGCCACACATGGTGAAACTGTACCATGACATCAGAGAAAGAGGCATCAAGATCTTCTTGGTCTCTTCCCGGAAAGAATATCTCAGATCTGCCACCGTTGACAACCTCATCCAAGCCGGTTACTATGGCTGGTCCAACCTCATCCTCAG GGGAATAGAAGATGAGCACAAGGAAGTTAAACAGTACATGTCAGAGAAGAGAACATGGCTGATGGGTCTTGGTTACAGAGTATGGGGAGTGATGGGAAGCCAATGGAGCAGCTTCGCAGGTTGTCCTCTTCCCAAGAGAACCTTCAAGCTCCCAAACTCCATCTACTATGTTGCCTGA
- the LOC106400444 gene encoding pre-mRNA-processing factor 39-2 isoform X2 yields MLLPGSLFERAVVYVGTDFLSSPLWDKYIEYEHMQQDWSRLAMIYTRVLENPIQNLDRYFSNFKELAETRPLSELRSAEESATVAVSSDASETAPSESDGKADEGKSQADGTSEPSKLESAGSTDPEELKKYIGIREALYIKAKEFESKIIGFEMAIRRPYFHVRPLNVAELENWHNYLDFIESDGDFNKVVKLYERCLVACANYPEYWIRYVLSMGSSGSMDLADNALTRATQVFVKRQPEIHLFAARLKEQNGDIAGARAAFQLLHSEISPGLLEAVIKHANMEQRLGNVDDAFSVYEQVIAVEKGKDNSILLPLLYAQYSRFSYLVLRDAEKARKIIVEALDHVQPSKHFMEALIFFETILPPPRKIEYLDPLIENLIKPNVDTQNTASSTEREELSLIYIEFLGLFGDVESIKKAEDRHCKLFLPHRSRSELKKRSADEFLSSDRTKLAKTYNETAPAQPVSNAYPNAPAQWSGGYAAQPQAWPQPQAAPAQPQQWNPAYGQQQAAYGAYGGYPAGYAAPQAPTPVPQAAAYGAYPPQAYPAAATAPLAAPVQQPAAAPPQAYYNTYY; encoded by the exons ATGCTTTTACCAGGAAG CCTTTTTGAACGAGCTGTGGTTTACGTTGGAACTGATTTTCTGTCCTCTCCATTGTGGGACAAGTACATAGAGTATGAGCACATGCAGCAGGACTGGAGCAGACTTGCCATGATTTACACCAGAGTATTGGAGAATCCTATTCAAAACCTTGATAGATACTTCAGCAA CTTTAAGGAGCTAGCTGAAACACGTCCTCTGTCCGAACTTAGGAGTGCTGAGGAATCTGCAACAGTTGCTGTTTCTAGTGATGCTTCTGAAACTGCACCATCTGAGTCTGATGGAAAGGCAGATGAAGGAAAGTCTCAAGCTGATGGTACCTCTGAACCATCTAAGTTGGAAAGTGCTGGTTCAACTGATCCTGAGGAACTGAAGAAATACATTGGCATCAGAGAAGCCTTGTATATCAAAGCCAAAGAGTTTGAATCTAAAATCATTGGTTTTGAAATGGCTATAAGAAGACCTTATTTCCATGTACGGCCTCTCAATGTAGCAGAGCTGGAGAATTGGCATAATTATCTGGACTTCATAGAGAGCGATGGAGACTTCAATAAG GTGGTCAAGCTCTATGAAAGATGTCTCGTAGCGTGCGCAAACTACCCAGAATACTGGATTCGTTATGTATTAAGCATGGGATCAAGTGGAAGTATGGACCTTGCAGACAACGCCCTTACTCGAGCAACTCAAGTCTTTGTCAAG AGACAACCAGAAATCCACCTTTTTGCTGCTCGATTAAAAGAGCAGAATGGGGATATAGCTGGTGCTAGAGCTGCATTCCAATTACTGCATTCTGAAATTTCTCCCGGGCTTCTTGAAGCAGTAATTAAACATGCGAACATGGAACAACGACTA GGAAATGTGGATGATGCTTTCTCTGTGTATGAGCAAGTGATTGCTGTTGAAAAAGGCAAAGATAACTCCATATTACTGCCGCTGCTGTATGCGCAGTATTCAAGGTTTTCATACTTG GTTTTACGTGACGCTGAGAAGGCTAGGAAGATTATAGTTGAAGCACTTGACCACGTGCAGCCGTCAAAGCATTTCATGGAAGCACTGATCTTTTTCGAGACCATTCTGCCACCACCAAGGAAGATTGAATACCTCGACCCACTCATTGAGAATTTGATAAAGCCAAATGTAGACACCCAGAACACTGCAAGTTCCACAGAGAGAGAAGAGCTTTCATTGATATATATAGAG TTCCTGGGTCTTTTCGGAGATGTTGAGTCCATTAAAAAGGCGGAAGATCGACATTGTAAGCTCTTTTTACCTCACAGGAGCAGGTCAGAGTTGAAAAAGCGTAGCGCAGATGAGTTTCTCTCTTCAGATAGGACGAAACTGGCCAAAACGTACAATGAAACTGCGCCTGCTCAGCCAGTGTCCAATGCATATCCAAATGCACCGGCTCAATGGTCCGGTGGTTATGCTGCACAGCCTCAAGCTTGGCCACAACCACAAGCAGCTCCTGCACAACCACAGCAGTGGAACCCTGCTTATGGCCAGCAACAG GCTGCGTATGGTGCATATGGTGGCTATCCCGCTGGCTATGCTGCTCCACAAGCACCAACACCCGTGCCACAAGCCGCTGCTTATGGGGCATATCCTCCTCAG
- the LOC106400444 gene encoding pre-mRNA-processing factor 39-2 isoform X1: MGESQAMVAEGYNASAATVESNIDSSQSVANVSLVNGTGPEGGLTTSAENGTATDNVPVTAPGAGHVENAGSALSPEEERLWSIVRANSSEFNAWTALIEETERISQDNIAKIRKVYDAFLAEFPLCYGYWKKYADHEARVGAMDKVVEVYERAVQGVTYSVDIWLHYCVFAINTYGDPDTIRSLFERAVVYVGTDFLSSPLWDKYIEYEHMQQDWSRLAMIYTRVLENPIQNLDRYFSNFKELAETRPLSELRSAEESATVAVSSDASETAPSESDGKADEGKSQADGTSEPSKLESAGSTDPEELKKYIGIREALYIKAKEFESKIIGFEMAIRRPYFHVRPLNVAELENWHNYLDFIESDGDFNKVVKLYERCLVACANYPEYWIRYVLSMGSSGSMDLADNALTRATQVFVKRQPEIHLFAARLKEQNGDIAGARAAFQLLHSEISPGLLEAVIKHANMEQRLGNVDDAFSVYEQVIAVEKGKDNSILLPLLYAQYSRFSYLVLRDAEKARKIIVEALDHVQPSKHFMEALIFFETILPPPRKIEYLDPLIENLIKPNVDTQNTASSTEREELSLIYIEFLGLFGDVESIKKAEDRHCKLFLPHRSRSELKKRSADEFLSSDRTKLAKTYNETAPAQPVSNAYPNAPAQWSGGYAAQPQAWPQPQAAPAQPQQWNPAYGQQQAAYGAYGGYPAGYAAPQAPTPVPQAAAYGAYPPQAYPAAATAPLAAPVQQPAAAPPQAYYNTYY; encoded by the exons ATGGGAGAAAGCCAGGCCATGGTTGCTGAGGGCTATAATGCTTCTGCTGCTACTGTGGAATCGAATATTGATTCATCTCAATCGGTCGCTAATGTATCTTTGGTCAATGGGACTGGACCTGAAGGTGGTTTAACTACGTCTGCTGAGAATGGAACTGCAACAGATAATGTGCCTGTAACAGCTCCAGGAGCAGGACATGTAGAGAATGCTG GTTCTGCTCTTTCACCGGAAGAGGAGCGCTTATGGAGTATTGTAAGGGCTAATTCTTCAGAGTTCAATGCTTGGACTGCCCTGATTGAAGAGACAGAGAGGATATCTCAG GACAATATAGCAAAGATCCGGAAGGTGTATGATGCTTTCCTAGCTGAATTCCCTCTGTGTTATGGCTATTGGAAAAAGTATGCGGATCATGAGGCTCGGGTGGGGGCAATGGACAAAGTCGTGGAGGTTTATGAAAGAGCAGTGCAGGGGGTGACTTATTCAGTAGACATATGGCTGCATTATTGCGTTTTTGCCATCAATACATATGGAGATCCGGACACGATCAGAAG CCTTTTTGAACGAGCTGTGGTTTACGTTGGAACTGATTTTCTGTCCTCTCCATTGTGGGACAAGTACATAGAGTATGAGCACATGCAGCAGGACTGGAGCAGACTTGCCATGATTTACACCAGAGTATTGGAGAATCCTATTCAAAACCTTGATAGATACTTCAGCAA CTTTAAGGAGCTAGCTGAAACACGTCCTCTGTCCGAACTTAGGAGTGCTGAGGAATCTGCAACAGTTGCTGTTTCTAGTGATGCTTCTGAAACTGCACCATCTGAGTCTGATGGAAAGGCAGATGAAGGAAAGTCTCAAGCTGATGGTACCTCTGAACCATCTAAGTTGGAAAGTGCTGGTTCAACTGATCCTGAGGAACTGAAGAAATACATTGGCATCAGAGAAGCCTTGTATATCAAAGCCAAAGAGTTTGAATCTAAAATCATTGGTTTTGAAATGGCTATAAGAAGACCTTATTTCCATGTACGGCCTCTCAATGTAGCAGAGCTGGAGAATTGGCATAATTATCTGGACTTCATAGAGAGCGATGGAGACTTCAATAAG GTGGTCAAGCTCTATGAAAGATGTCTCGTAGCGTGCGCAAACTACCCAGAATACTGGATTCGTTATGTATTAAGCATGGGATCAAGTGGAAGTATGGACCTTGCAGACAACGCCCTTACTCGAGCAACTCAAGTCTTTGTCAAG AGACAACCAGAAATCCACCTTTTTGCTGCTCGATTAAAAGAGCAGAATGGGGATATAGCTGGTGCTAGAGCTGCATTCCAATTACTGCATTCTGAAATTTCTCCCGGGCTTCTTGAAGCAGTAATTAAACATGCGAACATGGAACAACGACTA GGAAATGTGGATGATGCTTTCTCTGTGTATGAGCAAGTGATTGCTGTTGAAAAAGGCAAAGATAACTCCATATTACTGCCGCTGCTGTATGCGCAGTATTCAAGGTTTTCATACTTG GTTTTACGTGACGCTGAGAAGGCTAGGAAGATTATAGTTGAAGCACTTGACCACGTGCAGCCGTCAAAGCATTTCATGGAAGCACTGATCTTTTTCGAGACCATTCTGCCACCACCAAGGAAGATTGAATACCTCGACCCACTCATTGAGAATTTGATAAAGCCAAATGTAGACACCCAGAACACTGCAAGTTCCACAGAGAGAGAAGAGCTTTCATTGATATATATAGAG TTCCTGGGTCTTTTCGGAGATGTTGAGTCCATTAAAAAGGCGGAAGATCGACATTGTAAGCTCTTTTTACCTCACAGGAGCAGGTCAGAGTTGAAAAAGCGTAGCGCAGATGAGTTTCTCTCTTCAGATAGGACGAAACTGGCCAAAACGTACAATGAAACTGCGCCTGCTCAGCCAGTGTCCAATGCATATCCAAATGCACCGGCTCAATGGTCCGGTGGTTATGCTGCACAGCCTCAAGCTTGGCCACAACCACAAGCAGCTCCTGCACAACCACAGCAGTGGAACCCTGCTTATGGCCAGCAACAG GCTGCGTATGGTGCATATGGTGGCTATCCCGCTGGCTATGCTGCTCCACAAGCACCAACACCCGTGCCACAAGCCGCTGCTTATGGGGCATATCCTCCTCAG